The DNA segment GATGTCTGTTTCCAGCCGGAGCTACTTATCCATGGTCGAGAATACGATGGTGGTCTCCGGTATGAGATCGGGAAGTCAACCACGCGGGTCTCGTATATCCGGAGGCAAGGCAACCGGCAAGCCGATGGCCGGTTCCGGGCTGAGATCAAACAGGGAATGCACTACGACTTCGAGGCAGAGCCGGACGCACGGCATCCGATTTTCCACGTGCAGTATGATCCGACAGCGATCGATCCAGGAATGCTCAGCGAGGAGTACGAGGTTATGAATGCGAACGAGATAGCGGGCGAACACCCGGATTTCCCGCGTATTCCGTCTCCGCCGATGGATTTCGCCGGTATCCTCTATCTAATTATTAAGGATCACGAGCAGGGAGAGAACGCGACGTGGCCAAATAAAGTGTTAGAGTTCTTGCGGGATCTTCCGACGTTTCCGAAATGGTGTTTCGATCCGAATCCCCAAGCCGGGAATGAGATGATTCCGGAGTGGTGGTACGTCCATGCCGATGGGGGACCTCACGTTCCTGAGGCCATCATTAATGTACGATGCACTGATCGATAGTACAATATACAACGATCAATATGAGTCTCCGTATTAATAGAAAAGATCATACGATCTGATTCAGTTTCCACTGCAAAATAGTATTAGAAGACTCTTCAGCATTCATGTCCTGATGCTTGTTAGCATCAACTTAGACGTTATCTGATTTATCGAAAACATCCAAATTGTTCAGTTCACTCATGATCTGTCGGTCGATTCTGTTGACAGGCTGATTCTCAGGTCGTTCTACCTCAATCTCAATGAGTTCACCGTCGCTGCTCTTAGTGTGAGTTTTCTTCACAATCCCATTACGGACTTGGATCCCTCGCGCTCGCCACACGGCGTATTCCGAGACGCAGATTTCAAGGAGTTTGTTGGCCTTGGCGGTCCCATCTTCGAATGGGGCGTCCTCAAGATAGCTCTCGAACTTCGCTTGGACCCACTGGTAGTTCTCGGGCTCCTCGCGTTCGAGGTACTCAAGGAGATTATCGGGCTGGCTATACAGGCCGTGTTTCATCGCATTCTGGTTCTCAGACGGCGCTCCACCACCTGCATTCCCCTTCGCAAAGTCATTACCTTCAGGTGCTGGCATGGTGTCTGAAGTGTTTGTTTCTAATCTCGGGAGAACCATCTGTCTTTCGACGAATTTGGGGGGAGTTAATGGACGATATCGACAAGTAACATCGGTTTGACCCCGTTTCTCGATAAAACCTGCTGGGTCTAAAACAGGATCCCTCCCTCATGCGGCGCGCACAGAGGGGCACCAGTAGGCGCGCCGACTAAGCGCACTCCTGAACACGGATTCTACTTATAGGAATTTCAATAGAATGTCTACGTTCTCTTGTTCTATATCCTCTATTTGGCGTATCCTGGCCGGCTCTCATTGATTATTCGAAGGTTCGTTCAAGCCGCCGGGCATTGGCATCACCATATTCTTTCTTACTAATAGTTCCGGAGTGAAGCAGGAGGTCGAGTTGATCACGAGAAAGACGGCTCAAATCGCCTTCTGCAAGTGATTCGAGGTCTTCCCCCCGGTCTACGGTAATGGACACGTCAACATCTGCTTCTACACCCTCGCGACTTGATATTGCTTGTTCTATACCACGAGAGATAGTCCCTTGCAGCCGCTGAGCACGTCGGTCGGGAGACTCGGCTTCAGTGCCTGGACCATCCTTTACAAGATCTGAAGCGATGAGTGGATTCTCGGGTTGTGCAGCATATAAAAATCCAGCTAAGGAGTGTAATGGCTCTACTCGATCTTCGTCATCGGTTCGGATTTTCTCCATCTCTTTGTGGGGGAACGTATGGACCAGCAACAAGAAGTCCCAAGACGCCGCCCTGATCCGATGGCGGATTCGTCTGAGCAAGGCACGTTCACTACTGCCGGTGAGGTCACGCTCCCCGAAAAAATACTCCCGTTGTGCTGGCGTAAGTACTGATGCGGGTGAGTCATGGTATGCTTCACCAAAAGTTCGAAATGGTATCTCTCCGTTCTCGTCAGGCATGTTCGCTATAGCGAACCCAGGGGATATATATTTACCGACCTCATAGGAAGGAGTATGCCCATTGCCGGCACGACGATCGGGCCAGTTACGCCCGACACGCGGGACCGACTCGCAGACTACCGGGATGCAGAAGGTCACCCACACTACGAGGCAGCAATCAACGCACTGCTTGAGGAGTATTCCGGCCGGCAAGATTGAGGCATATAATCTGATAGACAATGATGTCACTGAAAAATAATTGGACAAATGACCGCGGGAGCGCACGAGTCTGGCAGGACTTCGCTCCTATCGCGGTCAAAGTGAATCGCACGGACGAAGGCGCTGGAGTAGGCCTTCTACTGGGATGTAGACTCCCGTGGTTGAATACTCTTACTCCCTGCGCCCGGTCAACCGCAATCCAGGTCGTCGGAGGTGACTTGATTGCATGAGTACCGACGATCGGCGAAGTACTTTCCCTAATGCGCGGACACGCTACCGACGGGGTGCTATGAACGACGGCCTCGAACCCACGGCGCCTGCCGAGGCAGTGGAGTGGTATCTGGCCGAACGCGACCCCGAACTCACTGAGAAGTCGCTGCAGAACCACCGGTATCGCCTCTCGCAGTTTCTTGAGTTCTGCGACAAGCACGAGATAGACAACCTGAATCCGCTTACCGGACGCGATCTCCATCGGTTTCGAGTGTGGCGCAACGAGGACATCAAGACTGTCACGCTCCGCGGCGAGTTGCAGACGCTCCGCGTGTTCCTCGAATTCTGCGCGGCGATCGACGCCGTCGAACCGGGGCTGCGCGAGCGGGTGCATCTCCCTGAGATTGATCCGATAGACGAAGCCCGCGATGAACACCTCGCGACCGATCGTGCCGAGACGATTCTTGGCCACCTCGATCGGTTTGCCTATGCGAGTCGGGATCACGTCCTCGTCGCGATCCTCTGGCACACGGGTATCCGATTAGGGAGTCTCCGCGCATTCGATGTTGGAGACTTCGATCCGGACGCAATGTGTCTTGACCTCCGGCACCGGCCGGAGACGGGGACGCCCCTCAAGAACAAGCAGGCGGCCGAACGGTCGATTGCTGTCGGGCCGCACTACTGCGACGTGATCGAGGACTACCTCGACCACAGCAGAGAGAAGGTGACTGATGAGCACGGACGGCGACCGCTCATCAGCAGCTCGCAGGGACGGCTGAGCGAGGGCGCGATCCGCGAGACGGTCTACCGGGTCACCCAACCATGCGAGATGGGCGAGTGTCCCCACGACCGCGATCCCGACACTTGCGAGGTACGAACGCACGGGAAGCGAGCCGGGTGCCCATCCTCGCGATCGCCGCATGGGATCCGGCGCGGATCCATTACGAACCATCTGCGCGAGGGCGCGATCCGCGAGACGG comes from the Halalkalicoccus sp. CG83 genome and includes:
- a CDS encoding tyrosine-type recombinase/integrase; translation: MNDGLEPTAPAEAVEWYLAERDPELTEKSLQNHRYRLSQFLEFCDKHEIDNLNPLTGRDLHRFRVWRNEDIKTVTLRGELQTLRVFLEFCAAIDAVEPGLRERVHLPEIDPIDEARDEHLATDRAETILGHLDRFAYASRDHVLVAILWHTGIRLGSLRAFDVGDFDPDAMCLDLRHRPETGTPLKNKQAAERSIAVGPHYCDVIEDYLDHSREKVTDEHGRRPLISSSQGRLSEGAIRETVYRVTQPCEMGECPHDRDPDTCEVRTHGKRAGCPSSRSPHGIRRGSITNHLREGAIRETVYRVTQPCEMGECPHDRDPDTCEVRTHGKRAGCPSSRSPHGIRRGSITNHLREGTPQEVVSDRANVSKDVLDLHYDERTEREKMQIRRDFIEGA